In Mucilaginibacter celer, one DNA window encodes the following:
- a CDS encoding Do family serine endopeptidase, translating into MKKIGLTLLTAFVGGAMALGVYKVIENKYSDGLSFEDKQKVYFTSNPMPAVSSTGDLDFTQAAAVATPAVVYIRTTYSAKSNGGGQDQLEQMFGDMFGQRSRPQGPQMASGSGVIISPDGYIVTNNHVVEKADKITVYTNDHRYYSAKVIGTDPSTDLALIKVSAANLPIVKLGNSDDAKVGEWVLAVGNPFNLTSTVTAGIISAKGRNIGIIGSENSEDENPFGRTSRQTGPKLNKAIESFIQTDAAINPGNSGGALVNTRGELIGINAAIASHTGSYEGYGFAIPVNLAKKVLNDIKKFGTVKRGYVGVSFTELNPDNAKRLDITTENGLYVNDLVPGGGAEQAGIRKGDIIVKVEGQPVYESSDLQERVGRLQPGDKINITVLRDGKNKDFAVTLKGDAVAPSNRTAANSKSAEELFNKLGASFHALTPAEKNKLRVNSGVLVTQVREGGLFDAAEIPEGVVITSINKVPVSSIEDIDKAIVKPIQGNIIIAGLYPDGSHFSSAFPAQ; encoded by the coding sequence GTAACCCGATGCCGGCGGTTTCTTCAACCGGCGATCTGGATTTTACACAGGCAGCAGCCGTGGCAACACCGGCGGTGGTTTACATCCGTACTACGTACAGCGCCAAATCAAACGGCGGCGGGCAGGACCAGCTGGAGCAAATGTTTGGCGATATGTTTGGCCAGCGTTCGCGTCCGCAAGGCCCGCAAATGGCTTCCGGTTCGGGCGTAATTATCTCACCTGATGGTTATATCGTTACCAACAACCACGTGGTTGAAAAGGCCGATAAGATCACCGTTTATACTAACGATCACCGTTATTACAGCGCCAAGGTTATTGGCACTGATCCAAGCACCGACCTTGCCCTGATTAAAGTGAGCGCTGCTAACCTGCCTATAGTTAAATTAGGCAATAGCGACGACGCCAAAGTTGGCGAGTGGGTGTTGGCCGTAGGTAATCCTTTTAACCTTACCTCAACAGTAACTGCAGGTATTATCAGCGCCAAAGGCCGTAACATTGGCATCATCGGCAGCGAAAACAGTGAAGATGAAAATCCGTTTGGCCGTACAAGTCGCCAAACCGGCCCGAAATTGAATAAGGCCATCGAATCATTCATTCAAACAGATGCTGCCATTAACCCTGGTAACAGCGGTGGCGCTTTGGTTAACACCCGTGGCGAGTTGATCGGCATCAATGCTGCAATTGCTTCGCACACCGGTTCGTACGAAGGTTATGGCTTTGCCATCCCGGTAAACCTGGCTAAAAAGGTATTAAATGATATCAAAAAATTCGGCACCGTGAAACGTGGTTACGTAGGCGTAAGCTTTACCGAACTTAACCCGGATAACGCGAAGCGACTGGACATAACAACCGAAAACGGTTTGTATGTTAACGACCTGGTACCGGGCGGCGGCGCCGAGCAGGCCGGTATACGTAAAGGCGACATTATTGTAAAAGTTGAAGGCCAACCGGTTTACGAATCATCTGATTTGCAAGAACGTGTAGGCCGTTTACAACCGGGTGATAAGATTAATATTACCGTGCTGCGCGATGGTAAAAACAAAGATTTCGCGGTGACACTTAAAGGCGATGCCGTAGCACCATCGAACCGTACAGCGGCCAACTCAAAATCGGCCGAGGAGTTGTTTAACAAGCTGGGGGCAAGCTTCCACGCTTTAACCCCTGCCGAGAAAAACAAGCTGCGCGTTAACAGCGGCGTGTTGGTTACCCAGGTGCGCGAAGGTGGTTTGTTTGATGCTGCCGAAATACCGGAAGGTGTGGTGATCACCAGCATTAACAAAGTACCGGTTAGCAGTATTGAGGATATTGATAAGGCTATTGTGAAACCGATACAGGGCAATATTATTATTGCCGGTTTATATCCTGATGGTTCGCACTTTAGCAGCGCGTTCCCGGCTCAATAA
- a CDS encoding DUF2683 family protein gives METFIVHPENKEQSAAIKAFLKALKINFEKHEKGTYNPEFVEQVLAGETARKAGKKGVRVNTDLWLMTL, from the coding sequence ATGGAAACGTTTATTGTACATCCTGAAAACAAAGAACAATCGGCAGCTATCAAGGCTTTTTTAAAGGCACTCAAAATCAACTTTGAAAAGCACGAAAAAGGCACCTACAATCCCGAATTTGTGGAGCAGGTATTAGCGGGTGAAACTGCGCGTAAGGCAGGAAAAAAAGGTGTTAGAGTAAACACCGATTTGTGGTTGATGACATTATAA